A single Pseudodesulfovibrio aespoeensis Aspo-2 DNA region contains:
- a CDS encoding CvpA family protein, whose translation MNFLDILLIGIVAIFFIRGLFRGLVKEVLSLTAVILGVFLASRYQHLLVPHLEMYIKSEMTVDALAYVSVFLGTIIIFWLLARFVRAALDISLLGWVDRAAGGVFGLIEGILIGLILLTFVQAFAPESRWFKESYIAPRSQHMVGIVVELTPESMREALQSKGFELPSPQEALDSAREAVDIEDEPAPE comes from the coding sequence ATGAATTTTCTGGACATTCTCCTCATCGGCATCGTCGCCATCTTCTTTATCCGGGGCCTCTTCAGAGGACTTGTGAAAGAGGTTCTCTCGCTCACGGCGGTCATCCTGGGCGTGTTCCTCGCCTCCCGGTACCAGCACCTGCTCGTTCCCCATCTGGAGATGTACATCAAGAGCGAGATGACCGTGGACGCCCTGGCCTATGTCAGCGTGTTCCTCGGCACCATCATCATTTTCTGGCTGCTGGCCAGATTCGTCAGGGCGGCCCTCGACATCTCCCTGCTCGGCTGGGTGGACAGGGCCGCGGGCGGCGTCTTCGGCCTGATCGAGGGCATCCTCATCGGCCTGATCCTGCTGACCTTTGTCCAGGCGTTCGCCCCGGAGTCGCGGTGGTTCAAGGAGTCCTACATCGCCCCGCGCTCCCAGCACATGGTCGGCATCGTGGTCGAGCTGACTCCCGAATCCATGCGCGAAGCGCTCCAGTCCAAAGGATTCGAGCTGCCCTCGCCGCAGGAGGCCCTGGATTCGGCCAGGGAAGCTGTCGACATTGAGGACGAGCCCGCTCCCGAATAA
- the mazG gene encoding nucleoside triphosphate pyrophosphohydrolase — MSGRNTDAHAAAMQELLDVIDALLGPGGCPWDQEQTPESMCDYLVEEAFELIDGIRRGDRNEAKEELGDVFFILLFIATLYERAGGFTLTDSLRHSAAKMIRRHPHVFDDTTFGSIQELWDNWERTKRKENEGSDRKRVFDSLPAGLPPLLKAYRINSKAARNNFTWKADQDVQIQLESEWREWQEAMAEDDQEAAEREFGDYLFTLVELGRRKGIKANAALDFANQKFLRRFAAMEELAEMRGLTFSDLDLDAMNTLWDEVKTQD; from the coding sequence ATGAGCGGAAGAAACACTGACGCGCACGCCGCGGCCATGCAGGAACTGCTTGATGTCATCGACGCGCTGCTGGGGCCGGGCGGCTGCCCGTGGGACCAGGAGCAGACACCCGAAAGCATGTGCGACTATCTCGTTGAAGAAGCCTTCGAGCTGATCGACGGCATCCGCCGGGGCGACAGGAACGAGGCCAAGGAGGAACTTGGTGACGTCTTCTTCATCCTCCTCTTCATCGCCACCCTCTATGAACGCGCGGGCGGCTTCACCCTGACCGACTCCCTCAGGCACAGCGCGGCCAAGATGATCCGCCGCCACCCCCATGTCTTTGACGACACGACCTTCGGCTCCATCCAGGAGCTGTGGGACAACTGGGAGCGTACCAAGCGCAAGGAAAACGAGGGCTCCGACCGCAAACGCGTCTTCGACTCCCTGCCAGCCGGGCTGCCGCCCCTGCTCAAGGCGTACCGGATCAACTCCAAGGCCGCGCGCAACAACTTCACCTGGAAGGCGGACCAGGATGTTCAAATCCAACTGGAAAGTGAATGGCGCGAATGGCAGGAGGCCATGGCCGAGGATGATCAGGAAGCAGCCGAACGTGAATTCGGCGACTACCTCTTCACCCTGGTGGAGCTTGGCAGGCGCAAGGGGATCAAGGCCAACGCGGCCCTGGATTTCGCCAATCAGAAATTCCTGCGCCGGTTCGCGGCCATGGAGGAACTGGCCGAAATGCGCGGCCTGACCTTCTCAGACCTTGACCTGGACGCCATGAACACCCTCTGGGACGAGGTCAAGACCCAAGACTGA
- a CDS encoding mannose-1-phosphate guanylyltransferase/mannose-6-phosphate isomerase — protein sequence MPEFKPRAKFAEECHAIILAGGSGTRLWPLSRNLLPKQLLVLGGELTLLQQTVKRVLAAFDPSRIWVVTNEEHLFEVRKQISAMHSGLDGQVLAEPLSRNTLPAIMLGLDRFIGGNDKVLAAVFPSDHLIGNGEAWIEDLVKASHLAARQRFVTFGVEPSKPETGYGYITLGKPLDTGVFEVDGFVEKPDLATAEGFLRHGSHYWNSGMFLFRAKDFLKQVAKCQPELWDWWMAREERPLVQGYRDIPGISVDYGVVEKIDNIAVVRAGFAWDDLGSWEAMYRLGVKDENGNVIQGDVLAMDCRNSLLISQGGKLAAVGLEDMIMVQTRDATLSCPMKRVQSVRSVVDALKAQGSQLVESHPTVVRPWGSYCVLEEGPHYKIKRIQVNPGARLSSQMHHHRSEHWVVVDGTAEVEVDGHARVMVENQSVDISKASQHRLANPGKVPLNIIEIQSGPYLEEDDIVRFEDVYGRVNK from the coding sequence ATGCCCGAATTCAAGCCCAGGGCCAAGTTCGCCGAGGAGTGCCACGCGATCATCCTGGCTGGCGGCTCCGGCACGCGGTTGTGGCCGCTGAGCCGCAACCTGCTGCCCAAGCAGCTCCTCGTGCTGGGCGGGGAGCTGACGCTCCTCCAGCAGACCGTGAAGCGGGTGCTCGCCGCCTTCGATCCCTCGCGCATCTGGGTCGTCACCAACGAGGAGCATCTCTTCGAGGTGCGCAAGCAGATATCGGCCATGCATTCGGGCCTGGATGGGCAGGTGCTTGCCGAGCCGCTGAGCCGCAACACGCTCCCGGCCATCATGCTCGGCCTGGACCGCTTCATCGGCGGCAATGACAAGGTGCTGGCCGCCGTGTTTCCCTCGGACCATCTGATCGGCAACGGCGAGGCGTGGATCGAGGACCTGGTCAAGGCGTCGCATCTGGCCGCGCGTCAGCGGTTCGTGACCTTTGGGGTGGAGCCCTCCAAGCCGGAAACCGGATATGGGTACATCACCCTCGGCAAGCCGCTGGACACAGGGGTCTTTGAGGTGGACGGGTTCGTGGAAAAGCCCGATCTGGCCACGGCGGAGGGGTTTCTGCGCCACGGGAGCCATTACTGGAACAGCGGCATGTTCCTTTTCCGGGCCAAGGATTTTCTGAAGCAGGTGGCCAAATGCCAGCCCGAACTGTGGGACTGGTGGATGGCCCGGGAAGAGAGACCCCTGGTGCAGGGGTATCGGGATATTCCAGGTATTTCCGTGGACTATGGCGTTGTCGAGAAGATAGACAACATCGCCGTGGTGCGCGCGGGCTTTGCCTGGGACGATCTCGGCAGTTGGGAGGCCATGTACCGGCTTGGCGTCAAGGACGAAAACGGCAACGTCATCCAGGGCGATGTCCTGGCCATGGACTGCCGCAATTCGCTGCTCATCAGCCAGGGCGGCAAGCTCGCGGCGGTGGGGCTTGAGGACATGATCATGGTCCAGACCCGCGACGCCACCCTGAGCTGCCCCATGAAGCGGGTGCAGTCGGTGCGCAGCGTGGTGGACGCGCTCAAGGCGCAGGGCAGCCAGCTGGTGGAGAGCCATCCCACGGTGGTCCGCCCCTGGGGGAGCTATTGCGTGCTGGAGGAAGGCCCCCACTACAAGATCAAGCGCATTCAGGTGAATCCGGGAGCGCGGCTGAGTTCGCAGATGCACCACCACCGCAGCGAGCACTGGGTCGTGGTGGATGGCACCGCCGAGGTCGAGGTGGACGGGCATGCCCGGGTCATGGTCGAGAACCAGTCGGTGGACATCTCCAAGGCGTCGCAGCACCGTCTCGCCAATCCGGGCAAGGTGCCGCTCAACATCATCGAGATTCAGAGCGGACCGTATCTCGAAGAAGACGATATCGTGCGTTTCGAGGACGTCTACGGGCGTGTAAATAAATAA
- the rfbC gene encoding dTDP-4-dehydrorhamnose 3,5-epimerase, producing the protein MQVYSTESPGLLVLEPRVFQDERGFFLESYSRETFSRVGIDCEFVQDNHAYSRDVCVLRGFHFQLPPHAQAKLVWVTRGAVLDVVVDLRKGSPTFGKCQHVILSAANFKRMFIPRGFGHAYVTIMPDTEFLYKVDAPYRPDHECGLAWNDPDIGFDWSPALDGRMPVLSEKDRRLGFLAEFDSPFTHEEN; encoded by the coding sequence ATGCAGGTCTATTCGACCGAATCTCCCGGCCTTCTCGTCCTGGAACCGCGTGTCTTCCAGGACGAGCGGGGATTCTTTCTGGAAAGCTACAGCCGGGAGACGTTCAGCCGGGTCGGCATCGACTGCGAATTCGTGCAGGACAACCATGCCTATTCGCGGGATGTGTGCGTGCTGCGCGGCTTTCATTTTCAACTCCCGCCCCATGCCCAGGCCAAGCTGGTCTGGGTGACGCGGGGCGCGGTGCTCGACGTGGTGGTGGACTTGAGGAAGGGGTCGCCGACCTTTGGAAAATGCCAGCACGTCATTCTCAGCGCCGCCAACTTCAAGCGCATGTTCATCCCGCGCGGGTTCGGGCACGCCTATGTCACCATCATGCCCGACACAGAATTTCTCTACAAGGTGGACGCCCCCTACAGGCCTGATCACGAGTGCGGTCTGGCCTGGAACGACCCGGATATCGGCTTTGACTGGAGTCCGGCCCTGGATGGCCGGATGCCGGTCCTGTCCGAGAAGGACCGCAGGCTGGGTTTCCTTGCCGAATTCGATTCCCCCTTTACCCACGAGGAAAACTGA